TGAACCTGATGCCCAGCAGTTTTCAATTGTTCCTTTCCAATGATGTCCGCAAAGACCTCCGACATAACTTGAGTTAGCCCCGCATGAGACTGATACAGCTGCATAGCAGTGTTCTATTGTGCCGGAATTCATACCGCATAATCCGCCAACATGCATTAAATCACTGTCTCCGGAAACAGAGCCTTCTGCATGTGAGTTTGCAATTATGCCGCTATCATTATATCCGCAAAGACCGCCGAGCCGCCAATTACTTCCAGAAACCTCTACTGCGGCATAGCAGTTCTCAATTGTGCCGCTATCATTAGTTCCGCATAATCCACCGAGGTACTCCTGCCCCGAAATATAACCCGAGGCATAGGAGCCTTTGATTTCGCTTTCAAAGTTGACCCCGCAAATAAGGCCTATATGACTCGAGTCCTCGCCGCCGTCTATATCAGCATTCTCCATGCCGAGATCCAGTACTTCGCCTCCATCAATTTTTCCGAAAAGACCTAAAAAACTCGGGTAATTCCCCGTTACACCTGCAGCATCAACGTTTAGATTCAAAATCTTATATCCTGCCCCGCAGAATGACCCTGAAAAAGGGCTGTCGGAGAAATAAATATTGCTGTAATCAAGATCCGGTGCTATAACGGCGCGTTGGTATGTCCTGCCGGTTAAGTCAATGTCATTGATTAAGATGTAATTGGCAGATAGATCGCTGTTCACCGCTTCAAGATGGTCTGGAGTCGAAATCTGGTATGGGCTGCTTTCAGTTCCATCGCCCCCTGCAAAACCAAATACGAACGCTGGAATAATAAGTGATGCCAGAATTGATAACCTGAGGTAACACATGTTTTTCTCCCCTGTAATAATACTTACTTTTATCCGAAGCTTACTTACTTTCTTATTTCCAATCGGCTTTGACCCTATCAAATTTCAAAAGAGGTTTCAAGAAAAATAATTAAAAAAATTATGTAAAACCCTGCTGCTAATTTGCATCAAGCCAATTCTCAAAAAATATAGAATAATCGAGAATATCAACGTAATCATCAAAGTTTAGATCTGCTTCCAAGCGATTATATCTGTCAGAATAATCAAGCCACTGCTCTGCCATAATCAATATATCATTCTGGCCGACGTACCCGTCATAGTTGCAGTCGCCTGGAATTGCCTGCCAGAAAAGCTTCGGGTAATCGTCCGGATTTTGATACCATAAATCTATCATTCCGTTCGTATCCTCGTTCACATAATCCCAGCCGGCATCTGTAAACGTGATTTGTCTGTGCATTGCAAAAGTCGTAATACCTGTTCCCTCAGCGCTTGAATATAGTCCGCTGGTCAAAATATCCCAGAAACAGTTTTCAATTACCCCGCTATCATTATAATTAAGACCGCATATCCCGCCAATATTATTATCCCCCGAAACAGTTCCCGTGGCATAGCAGTTTTTGATTGAACCGTAGTAATTATTCCCGCAGATTCCACCGATATTATCCGACTCGCTGCCACCAGAGACAGAGCCTGTGGCATAGGAATTTTCAATTTTGTAAGTACTCCTTCCGCACAAACCGCCAAGATTATCGGCATAAGAATCATCCCCTCCAGAAACAGAGCCTGTGGCATAGCATCTTTTTACTGAGCCATTATTATTCCCGCACAAACCTCCGAGGATATCATGTCCTGAAACAGAGACATCGGCATAAGAGTTTTCAATAGCAGCCTGATTAGAATTTAATCCGCACAGTCCGCCGATATGGCTGGAATTTTCTCCGCCCGAAACAGTGCCGTTCGCACAGCAGTTCGTGATTTTTCCGTAATTATCGTAATTGTACCCGCATAGACCGCCGATTCTGCTAGATTCATCGCCGCCAAAAACAGCTACATTCGAACAGCAGTTTGTAATTGAACCTGTGTAATTAACTCCGCAAAAACCGCCAAAATCCTGAGATTCATCGCCGCCTGAAACAGTTCCATTTGCATAGCAGTCTGTTATTCTGCTATCGTAATTCCAGCCGCACATACCGCCTATATATCGTGAATCATCCCCGCCTTCTATATCAACGCCCTCAATTCCAAGATTTTTTATTTCCGCACCATCAGTTCTACCGAAAAGTCCGAGATGGCCAGGATAATCCCCTTCCGAAAGCGAGGAGTCAATGTTCAAATTAAGGACCCGAAAGCCTGCCCCGTCAAATGTACCTGAGAAACGAGTGCCATCGAACTCATATTTGTAATAACCGTTACCATCGCTGTAATCTGTATCGGGAGCAATTACGGCACGCTCGTAAGATCTCCCGGAAAGATTTATGTCATTTGTCATAACATAATGGGCTGCAGGATCATCATTCACCGCTTCAAGATGGTCTGGAGTCGAAATCTGGTATGGGCTGCTTTCAGTTCCATCGCCCCCTGCAAAACCAAATACAAGCGAGGGAATGATAATCGATGCCAGAATTGATAATCTGAGGTAACACATGTTTTTCTCCCCTGTAATAATACTTACTTTTATCCGAAGCTTACTTACTTTCTTATTTCCAATCGGCTTTGAGCCTATCAAATTTCAAAAGCGGTTTCAAGAAGAAAAAAAAAATTTTCGTTGAACGTGTGAGCGGTAATGCCACTGCTAAATGTTTTGTTTTTTGGGCAGCTATAAATTTTGACTCCGCAGCGTTTTTAAGTATAATTAAGGCTCTTATTTTATTCAGAAATCAATGTTAGGGGCTCTCTCTCTGATTATGCTGAGAGCCCTGATTTACGGAGCAGAACAATCCGATGACAGACGAGATAAATAGGCCGGAATTTAAAGAGTTCATCGAGGAGAAATCAATCCTTGATGAGATGAAGCATTCGTATCTGAATTATTCGATGAGCGTGATAGTATCACGTGCTCTCCCGGATGTTCGAGACGGGCTCAAGCCCTCTCAGAGGCGAATTCTGGTGGCGATGAACGATTTGAACCTAGGGCCTCGCGGAAAACACAGAAAATGCGCCAAGATTGCCGGTGATACCAGCGGTAACTATCATCCCCACGGCGAGGCTGTTGTGTATCCCACGCTGGTTCGCATGGGTCAGGGCTGGAGCATGCGTTATATGCTCGTTGACCCGCAGGGCAACTTCGGGAGCATAGACGGCGACCCTCCAGCTGCAATGCGTTACACCGAAGCACGTATGCACGCCGCTGCTACGGATATGCTTGAAGACATCAACAAAGAGACTGTTGACTTCGTGCAGAACTACGATGAAACCAGAACCGAACCTGTTGTTTTGCCGTCGAAATTCCCCAATCTGCTCGTAAACGGCTCAACAGGAATTGCCGTTGGAATGGCAACGAATATGGCCCCGCACAACATCACAGAAGTGTGCAGGGCGATGATAAAGCTCATAGACAACCCCGAAAGCACAATCCTCGATCTTATGGAAGATCTGCCCGGGCCGGATTTCCCCACAGGCGGGATAATCTGCGGCAAAAAGGGCATTATGGATGCCTACACCAATGGGCGCGGGCATGTGCGAGTTCGGTGCAGGTATGATGTTGAGGAAACGAAGACCGGCAAGAGCAAGATCATCATCACAGAGATCCCTTATATGGTTGTGAAAACCAACGTGGTATCGAAAATTGCCGACTGCGTTCACAGCGGGCTCCTGCCAGAGGTGGCAGATGTGAACGACGAATCGGACAGGAAAGGGCTGAGAATCGTTGTTGATATCAAGAAGGATGCAGAGCCGGAAGTTGTTATCAACAAGCTCTTCAAATATACCCAGCTTCAAACCACCTTCGCTATAAACAACGTTGTGCTGGTGAACAACCGCCCGATGACGCTCAATATGCGTCAGCTGATGCAGGAATACCTTGACCACCGCAAAGACGTAATACGAAGAAGAACCCAGTTCCTGCTGAGAAAATCACGCAACAGGGCACACATTCTCGAAGGTTTGATTCTTGCGGTAAGCGATATTGATGAAATAATCGAGCTGATCAAGAGCTCGCCTGATGTGCCTAATGCCAAGCTCAATCTTATGAACAAACCCCTCAAGCTCGTTGAGTCTGCAACGCTGAAAAGGCTTCTGCCTGAAGATTTCCTATCCGAGGCAGAAGGGGGAGAGAAATATCTCACAGGCCCGCAGGCTGATGCGATCCTTGGTATGCAGCTTCAGAAGCTCACCGGCCTTGAGATTGAGAAGCTTGCCAATGAGTATGCAAAGCTTGCCGAGCAGATAAGGCATTACGAAAAGATCCTCGCAGATGAGAAAATCGTGTTTTCCATGATACGCGAAGACCTCTCTGAGATGGTGGAGAAATACGGAGATAAAAGACGAACCGAAATCACAGAGGCGGTAGAGGATTTTGATATCGAAGACCTCATCCAGGAAGAGAAGGTTGTGGTAACGGTGAGCCATGAAGGATACGTTAAGCGTATGCCGATAGACACCTACCGCAAGCAGGGACGAGGCGGACGCGGAATAATCGGGTCAGACAGCAAAGACGACGACTTTATAGAGAGGCTCTTCATCGCCAGCACGCACGACTACCTTATGGTGTTTACCGATAACGGCCGGTGCTACTGGCTCAAGGTGTATCGAATTCCGAACCTCTCAAGGCAGAGCAAGGGCAGAAGCATCGCCAACCTCCTCGAGCTGGGCGATTCAAGAATTATGTCTATCATAAATGTTCGCGAGTTCGACCAGCGCAACCTGATTTTCGCCACTCGCAAGGGCATTGTTAAGAAGACTGTTCTCGAGGCTTACGGTAATGTCCGTGCTAACGGCGTGAATGCGATCAAGCTCGATGAAGACGACGACCTTATAAGCGTTGGTATTACCGGCGGCAGCGATGAGATCCTGCTGGCTACCAAAAACGGAATGAGCATAAGATTCAGCGAGGAAGACGTTCGCCAGATGGGGCGAACAGCTCGAGGCGTTAAGGGCATTAGGCTCAAATCCGATGACAAAGCAGTAGGGATGATTATCCTCGAGCCCGGCAGCTCAATCCTGACAATATGCGAAAACGGCTTCGGCAAACGAACTGCCCTGAGCGAATACCGCTTGCAGTCTCGCGGCGGCTCGGGAATCATAAATATTAAGAAGTCCGATAGGAACGGCGATGTTGTCGCAGTTATGCCGGCAGCAGACAAAGACGATATAATGATGATTACCAGAAACGGGATTATCATAAGAACCGGCCTCGAAGAGGTGCGGGAAATCGGCAGGAATACGGCAGGCGTAAGGCTGATTAAGCTCGGCAAAGATGATCAGGTGGTCTCAACTGCGAGAATCGTAAACGAGCAGGAAGCTGAGGCTGAAGTGGAAGCGGCTGAAGAGGCCGAGGAAGAAAAGTAAAGGGTTAGGGCAGGCTTGAAGAGCTGACTCATTCCTTGAATCGCATCTATTGCGGCGCTTTATATATTGTTGACAAATCCTTAATCGGGCAGTTTCGATATTGATACTGCCCGATTTTTTTTAATTATTTCTTTTCATATCCAGCTCCAGTTAGAAAGCCAAATACCAGAAAACAAAAACATCAGGGCATAACCGTCCTTTTTACTGCTGCACCCAAAATTCAACAGAGAAAGGGGATAATTCACGTGAGAACTGCCGCCCTTTTCTGATACCCACATATTTTCCGATGTTGTTTCTGGTTTGCGAAGTATAGCAATAGCCTTTAAACTCAGCATCAACCCCCATATCAATATTGTATTCAAAAGGAGTATCAGATGAGCGATTAGTTAAAGCAATAACCAATTTGCTCTCAGGCGTTTTCCACGCCAGAATTCGCTGATTTTTTCGGGTCTGCTCTTCATCTACACGACAAACAACTGAATCCCACGGCATATATTTCAAGAATCCTGCAACAGCATTCCAGTGATACCAATTGTACTGCCAGTGTTTCTTTTTGATGTCAACATAACGTGTAAAATCGTTATCACTTGAAGGCCGCCAAAAACCAAGGCCAAACCGCTCACCTATAAGAGTGTCAGTAGGTTTGAGGGCATGCAGCCAGAACCATGCAGGAGATTCATTAAAAGCAAACCAGTTCATAATAGATTGAGCAGTATTTACAAATCTCCACTGAGAACCTGCGCCATCAAGATATTCGAATTCTACATTCAGCACAGGCCTTCCTTCTGCATCTTTCTTGAATCGGGAATCGCTGTATCTGATTTGTTCATCAGAATTTTTCCCGACACGATGCCAAGACCACCCATCCACGTATTCAAGAGCCTTGGAATCATCTCGAATAAGTATCGAGCCTTTGCCGTACTGGCCAGCCTGACTGTCTGCATGTATGAAAAGCTCAGGGAATTCATTCTTAACAATCGGCGCGACTGCTCGAAACGTATCGCAGTACTCCTGCCCGCTATACTCACAGCAGCCGTAGCCTGCCTCACCAACGGTGGGTTCATTCTGCAAAGAAAACATTTTGACAGGGGCGATATTTTCCTGAACATATCTTAAATCTTTAACAATTGAATTGCCAAATTCAGTCAAAAATGTTTTATCAAATTTTTTCAGAGAACCGCCAACAAACCTATTGTTAGATTTGAAATACGGAGCTGGAGACCAATACTCAAAGTTAAAGCCTTCAATACCGGATTCATCTATCATTTCTGCCAGTTCGCTGTTCTGAGAGCTCCAATTCTGCTCAAACTGCTTTCGCTCATCATCCAGCCCTGTATAAAAGAGCCCCATAGGAAGCCTCATATAACGGAATCCATGGCCGAATCCGAGCAGTTCATTATAGAATCTCTTTCGTTCCGATTCGGTTAAATCCCCCGGAATGCCCTTGCTGCGGTTGATTCCGCCCCTCCTTTCGGCTTCCGGCTGAATCTCCACACCAAGCCCCCAAACGGTTTGCTTCTCTTGACCTAACCGAACTGTGTATGAGCCGGACTCTGGATCTTGCAGTGATTGGGATTTCGGGTCTAACCCCTGCATTTCAGCGTACTCATATTTGATCGAATCGGCAATAACCAAACCATCTGCTTCGTTAGAAAGCTCCACATACCCTGAACGGCCTGCCCGCCCCTTTTCAAAGAAATGTGTACCCAGCAGTTTCCATTCACCGCCCGGCTTTCGCTGGTCAACAGTGTAGGTTGTTTGGCCGGATCTATGATGAACTGTATATTTCGCATTTGACGCACGGTCAGGGTCGCCATCGGGAAGCCAGTAATAAACATTATACCAGCCCGAAACCAGAAAGCCTTGAAAATCAGGCTGCCATGGCCGCCATGCTATTATTTCCGGCTCATCCGACGGTTTCAAAGTACGGTAGAAACGGGTATGCCCCGCCCTTGAATAACGGTAGAATCTTCCGTAATAATTGTCTGCATAAGTCGATTTCGGCCACCAGCCTTTAACCCTGCTTGAATTAATTCCCCACCCGGATGTTACAATAATATCCGGGTCAACCAAGCGTATTGTATCAAAATTTAACGAGTAGCCGGAACTTAGCGAATTTTTCCCTGTGATTTTTAATTTTACAATCTGCCCGCCCGGGGAATCAACTTCCACCACGCCCGCTGTAAACATTGAATACTGCAAATCAGGATTAAACGAATCGATCTTACTGCCTAAATTTTTATTATCAAAAGACACTTTGTATTCGGCACCAGCCGAGCTTAATACGTTTCGTATTAGAATCACATAAAAACCATCTTTTTCTGCCTGAACAGGATACTTCACGACTGCCCCCGGGCTGTCAGATTTTATTCGATAATAGAAGCCATCTTGTGAATTAACATCGCTCACATACTGGATATCTGAAGAGTCAGAAACCTCAAGCGGCTGAATCTTTTTTAGAGACAGTTCAGAGAAGGAGAGATTATAACTTTCGGAATCTTTATTTTTACCTACAGCCTTAAACCTGAATTTTTTGGAGCCGGCTGTCTGAAAACGATGCACACCCAAATTGACAGTTCTGAAGCTGTATTCT
This window of the Sedimentisphaera salicampi genome carries:
- the gyrA gene encoding DNA gyrase subunit A; this encodes MTDEINRPEFKEFIEEKSILDEMKHSYLNYSMSVIVSRALPDVRDGLKPSQRRILVAMNDLNLGPRGKHRKCAKIAGDTSGNYHPHGEAVVYPTLVRMGQGWSMRYMLVDPQGNFGSIDGDPPAAMRYTEARMHAAATDMLEDINKETVDFVQNYDETRTEPVVLPSKFPNLLVNGSTGIAVGMATNMAPHNITEVCRAMIKLIDNPESTILDLMEDLPGPDFPTGGIICGKKGIMDAYTNGRGHVRVRCRYDVEETKTGKSKIIITEIPYMVVKTNVVSKIADCVHSGLLPEVADVNDESDRKGLRIVVDIKKDAEPEVVINKLFKYTQLQTTFAINNVVLVNNRPMTLNMRQLMQEYLDHRKDVIRRRTQFLLRKSRNRAHILEGLILAVSDIDEIIELIKSSPDVPNAKLNLMNKPLKLVESATLKRLLPEDFLSEAEGGEKYLTGPQADAILGMQLQKLTGLEIEKLANEYAKLAEQIRHYEKILADEKIVFSMIREDLSEMVEKYGDKRRTEITEAVEDFDIEDLIQEEKVVVTVSHEGYVKRMPIDTYRKQGRGGRGIIGSDSKDDDFIERLFIASTHDYLMVFTDNGRCYWLKVYRIPNLSRQSKGRSIANLLELGDSRIMSIINVREFDQRNLIFATRKGIVKKTVLEAYGNVRANGVNAIKLDEDDDLISVGITGGSDEILLATKNGMSIRFSEEDVRQMGRTARGVKGIRLKSDDKAVGMIILEPGSSILTICENGFGKRTALSEYRLQSRGGSGIINIKKSDRNGDVVAVMPAADKDDIMMITRNGIIIRTGLEEVREIGRNTAGVRLIKLGKDDQVVSTARIVNEQEAEAEVEAAEEAEEEK
- a CDS encoding GLUG motif-containing protein — encoded protein: MCYLRLSILASLIIPAFVFGFAGGDGTESSPYQISTPDHLEAVNSDLSANYILINDIDLTGRTYQRAVIAPDLDYSNIYFSDSPFSGSFCGAGYKILNLNVDAAGVTGNYPSFLGLFGKIDGGEVLDLGMENADIDGGEDSSHIGLICGVNFESEIKGSYASGYISGQEYLGGLCGTNDSGTIENCYAAVEVSGSNWRLGGLCGYNDSGIIANSHAEGSVSGDSDLMHVGGLCGMNSGTIEHCYAAVSVSCGANSSYVGGLCGHHWKGTIENCWASGSVLAEEYLGGLCGYNESGTIRKCFAAGSVSGDQNVGGLCGFTQSIVENCYAAGSVSGEQNVGGLCGFFKEICLTNCYSTGSVSGDWEVGGLCGDDYQGTTSSCFWDTESSGMDSSAGGAGLTTAQMQTLSTFTDAGWDYVNEDNNGKMDLWYQHAGEYPNFYWEYLPGDCNYDGYVGQNDILIMAEQWLQAQPAQTRLEADSNFDDYVDILDYAILTENWFTAE
- a CDS encoding GLUG motif-containing protein, with protein sequence MCYLRLSILASIIIPSLVFGFAGGDGTESSPYQISTPDHLEAVNDDPAAHYVMTNDINLSGRSYERAVIAPDTDYSDGNGYYKYEFDGTRFSGTFDGAGFRVLNLNIDSSLSEGDYPGHLGLFGRTDGAEIKNLGIEGVDIEGGDDSRYIGGMCGWNYDSRITDCYANGTVSGGDESQDFGGFCGVNYTGSITNCCSNVAVFGGDESSRIGGLCGYNYDNYGKITNCCANGTVSGGENSSHIGGLCGLNSNQAAIENSYADVSVSGHDILGGLCGNNNGSVKRCYATGSVSGGDDSYADNLGGLCGRSTYKIENSYATGSVSGGSESDNIGGICGNNYYGSIKNCYATGTVSGDNNIGGICGLNYNDSGVIENCFWDILTSGLYSSAEGTGITTFAMHRQITFTDAGWDYVNEDTNGMIDLWYQNPDDYPKLFWQAIPGDCNYDGYVGQNDILIMAEQWLDYSDRYNRLEADLNFDDYVDILDYSIFFENWLDAN